TCACCGCGCGCGGGTTGAACGAGCTCTCCACGCGCACCAGCCGGAAGGCCAGCTCCGGGTCCAACCGCTCCTCGCGCGCGGCGGCGAGCACCGCGCCAGCCATCTCGCGCGTGATGCCGTAGCGCAGCGCGTACCCCGCCGCCTCGCGCTCGCGGGCACGCTCCGCCCGCTGCACCGCGACCGCGTGCTCCACCGCGCCCCATGCGCGCCCCAGCCCGTGCCGCGTGGGCGGGAACGCGAGCGCGAGCAGCAGCGCCAGCGCCAGGCCGGCCAGGTGCGTGCGCGTGGGCGCGAACGCCGCGCGCGACCTGCGCGGGGACTTGCGTGCGGCGCCCGCGCGGCGCTCGCGGCCGGCGGGGGAATTCGAGCGCCGGGCAGGCGGGCGGCGCTTGCTTCTCTTGGACAGAACGGGGCTCCACGGCTGGTTCCCGCGGCGCGGATCGCGAATGCGCCGCCGGCAATCTAGCGCGCCCCCGCCCCGCCGTCACGGGCGGGGTTCGGGGGCGCGGGTCAGGCGGATGGCGCGGGCGGGGCCGAAACCGGGGGCGCGGGCGCCGCCCGCGGAGCCAGGCAGCGGACGGTGCGCGGGCCGCTCTGCAGGTCCATGTAGTCGATCACCAGCTTCACGCCGCGCACGAGTTGGGCGTTCGTCTCCGCGCACTGAAGCGCGCCGAAGCCCACCACGGTGCCGTACAGCCGCACCTCGCCAGCGCTCACCTCCACGCGCACGGGTCCGCCGCGTAGCGAGGGCTCGGCCGCCAGGCGCGCCTCCACCTCGCCGCGGATGCGCGCGTCCTCCGTCGCCGCGGCGGCGACGGCCTGCGGGCTGGGCTTGTCGCTCCGGTGCAGCAGCCCGCATGCGGAAGAGGTGAGCACCAGGCACGCCGCCGCGCCCGTCCGCATCCCCCGTCCCCCCGCCCCAGCCTTGCCGCCGAGCCGTTTCGCCATCCGCAGGCCGTCTCTCCCGTGGTCCGTTTCGCCCTCGCCCTCGCGCGGCCGGACGGCCGGGAGAGAAACTTTCCGCCGCGCGCCGCCGTCTAGAGGGCAGGTCCGCGCCGCGTTTGCGGGTGCGGATTCGCAATCGGCAGGCCACACGCCGATCTTTCCGCCGCGGCGCCCGGAGCGCACGCGGCCTTTCGCCGGGCGCGGCCGGCGCTACCTTGGGGCACATGCGCAGCTACTTCGACGTTTCCCGCACCTACACCTACTCGCTCATCTTCGCGCTGCCGCTGCTGTTGCTGTACGAGGTGGGCGCCACGCTCACCATGCGCGGCCAGCAGCAGCAGATCCGCAACGGCGCAGACGTGCTGCTGCGGAGCCTGCTCGCGGCCGGCGGAGTGCAGAGCACAGTCGCCTTCACGGGCGTGCTCGCCGTCGCCGCGCTGGCGCTGATCGCGGTCGAGTGGCGCAAGCGGAAGGTGCCCGTCCGCCCGGCCGTCTTCCTCGGGATGATGCTGGAGAGCGTGGCCTACGCCTTCACCTTCGGCACCGTCGTGGGCACGGCGACGCAGTGGATGACGGGCGGCCTCTCGCTCCGCCTCGCCGCGGACCCCGCGGGGGCGATGGACAAGCTGCCGGTGAGCCAGGGCGTGGTGCTGTCGCTGGGCGCCGGCCTGTTCGAGGAGCTGGTGTTCCGGGTGCTGCTGGTGGGCGGCCTCATCCTGCTCTTCCGCAGCGGCGGGCTGGAGCGCGGGCGCTCGGCGGTGTTCGCGGCGATCCTGGCGGCGCTGCTCTTCTCCGGCTTCCACTACATTGGCCCGTTCGCGTATCCGTGGAGCGTGTCGTCGTTCGTCTTCCGGTTCCTCTCGGGCCTGGCGTTCAGCGGCCTCTTCATCCTCCGCGGCTTCGGCATCACCGCCTGGACCCACGCCCTCTACGACGTCTTCCTCACCGTCGCGCGAG
The Longimicrobiaceae bacterium DNA segment above includes these coding regions:
- a CDS encoding CPBP family intramembrane glutamic endopeptidase, which gives rise to MRSYFDVSRTYTYSLIFALPLLLLYEVGATLTMRGQQQQIRNGADVLLRSLLAAGGVQSTVAFTGVLAVAALALIAVEWRKRKVPVRPAVFLGMMLESVAYAFTFGTVVGTATQWMTGGLSLRLAADPAGAMDKLPVSQGVVLSLGAGLFEELVFRVLLVGGLILLFRSGGLERGRSAVFAAILAALLFSGFHYIGPFAYPWSVSSFVFRFLSGLAFSGLFILRGFGITAWTHALYDVFLTVARG
- a CDS encoding BON domain-containing protein, whose translation is MAKRLGGKAGAGGRGMRTGAAACLVLTSSACGLLHRSDKPSPQAVAAAATEDARIRGEVEARLAAEPSLRGGPVRVEVSAGEVRLYGTVVGFGALQCAETNAQLVRGVKLVIDYMDLQSGPRTVRCLAPRAAPAPPVSAPPAPSA